The Paracholeplasma brassicae genome contains a region encoding:
- the ffh gene encoding signal recognition particle protein, producing MAFDSLSSRLQMAMRRLTGKGKLTETDIDEMMREVRLSLLEADVNLKVIKTFINNVKEKAVGQKILSGLNPGQQVVKIVFDELKRVMGDESVGISYKINGLTVIMTVGLQGSGKTTAIGKMGAFIRKTEKKKVMFIAADIYRPAAIDQLKTIGKQLDIFVYDEGMNKAQTIVKNGLTYAKENQYDVVIIDTAGRLHIDEAMMQELVDVKEIAKPDEILLTVDAMTGQVAAQVAESFHNQLNTTGAIVTKLDGDTRGGAALSIREISQIPIKFASSGEKMDSFEAFHPERMASRILGMGDMLTLIETATQNIDEDEAMGMMEKMMSDNFNYNDLLKQFKMIKRMGSISKIMGFIPGMGKYKDQLSNVDDKQFDKMSVLIHSMTEEERKNPKLVESSSRRRQRISKGSGMQVSDLNRLIQALDQQKKLAKQMSGMSERDMKNIQRNPQSLMPQQKVKKGKGKNKGQFRF from the coding sequence ATGGCATTTGATAGTTTAAGTAGTCGCTTACAAATGGCGATGCGTCGTTTAACCGGTAAAGGTAAACTGACAGAAACAGACATTGATGAGATGATGAGAGAAGTACGTTTGTCACTTCTTGAAGCAGACGTCAATTTAAAAGTAATTAAAACGTTTATCAATAATGTAAAAGAAAAAGCCGTCGGTCAAAAAATATTGTCTGGACTGAACCCAGGTCAGCAAGTCGTCAAAATTGTATTTGATGAACTTAAACGTGTGATGGGTGATGAATCGGTTGGCATTTCCTATAAAATTAACGGCTTAACGGTCATTATGACGGTTGGTCTACAAGGTTCAGGTAAAACAACAGCCATTGGTAAAATGGGTGCTTTTATACGTAAAACGGAAAAGAAAAAAGTCATGTTTATTGCGGCTGACATTTACCGCCCTGCGGCCATTGATCAGTTAAAAACCATCGGTAAGCAACTTGATATATTTGTCTATGATGAAGGTATGAATAAGGCACAAACCATTGTGAAAAATGGTCTTACATACGCCAAAGAAAATCAATACGACGTGGTCATCATTGACACGGCGGGTAGATTACATATCGATGAGGCGATGATGCAAGAACTTGTCGACGTTAAAGAAATCGCAAAACCAGATGAAATCTTATTGACGGTAGATGCGATGACTGGGCAAGTGGCTGCTCAAGTGGCTGAGAGTTTTCATAATCAATTAAACACCACTGGTGCCATTGTAACTAAACTTGATGGGGACACTAGGGGTGGTGCGGCGTTATCAATTAGAGAAATTTCACAAATTCCAATCAAATTTGCCTCAAGTGGTGAAAAAATGGATTCATTTGAAGCCTTTCATCCGGAACGTATGGCCTCAAGAATTCTTGGCATGGGTGACATGCTGACCTTAATTGAAACAGCCACACAAAACATCGATGAAGACGAAGCTATGGGCATGATGGAAAAAATGATGTCTGATAATTTCAACTACAATGATTTATTAAAACAGTTTAAAATGATCAAACGAATGGGGTCTATTTCTAAAATCATGGGATTCATTCCTGGGATGGGAAAATATAAAGACCAGTTAAGTAACGTTGATGACAAACAGTTTGATAAAATGTCGGTGTTAATCCACTCAATGACAGAAGAAGAAAGAAAAAATCCGAAACTCGTCGAGTCGTCTTCAAGAAGACGTCAACGCATTAGTAAGGGTTCAGGTATGCAAGTATCCGATTTAAATCGCTTGATACAAGCATTAGACCAACAAAAGAAACTAGCAAAACAAATGTCAGGCATGTCAGAAAGAGACATGAAGAACATACAACGAAATCCACAAAGCTTAATGCCTCAACAAAAGGTAAAAAAAGGCAAGGGTAAAAATAAAGGACAATTCCGATTTTAA
- the polA gene encoding DNA polymerase I, protein MKRLVLIDGNSLFFRAYYATAYPGGNLMKNTKGVYTNAVFAFVNMIEKILEKPYSHALIAFDTPKKTKRHEQYEDYKAGRAPMPEEMQMQIPLIHEYLSALNVADYALEGYEADDIIGTFSVIASKTDYQVDIYSSDRDLLQLIDHNVTIHLIKKGVTDIEAMNPTSFLEKYGISHELMIDLKALMGDASDNIPGVPGVGEKTAVKLLQTYGTLDKILENKEDIKGKLGERIRENEDKAILSKELATIDLDVPLTITFESLAYQKYDFDRLVSFYNECDFHAFIKKLDKPKEELKDFDYKLITSHQDIKKILKTNMAVHLEIYDFNYHKSDLVGFSLADEDSTYFIPVNVALESIDFQMFLSDDSIVKYTFDSKAMKVALLWKGLDLNGVSFDMLLAAYLINQKLAKDDFKVICMAFDYDQIDYDEQIYGKGAKKQLPEESIYQVHVAKKARAIFDLKDTLLSELKINEQFDLYSEIELPLSSVLARMEYNGISVDQEELKHQKTELKKRIDVLEKSIYESVGKEFNIASPKQLGEVLFVDLGLETSKKTKGKNYSTNIDVLNHLMDKHPVIPMILEYRQLTKLYSTYIEGLEQSVFEDGKVHTIYAQALTATGRLSSLEPNLQNIPVRTAEGREIRKLFVAKEHNYLLAADYSQIELRVLAAMANVKNLIKAFNENKDIHEQTAKEVFGSEMVSADERRKAKAVNFGIIYGIGSWSLAEDLSVTPREAQNFIDKYLEVYPEIKTYMDNTIETATELGYVKTLMNRRRYISELSSPLYQVREFGKRTAMNAPIQGSAADIIKIAMIKLQNYLLKNKKRSKLLLQVHDELILEVPEKELEEMKRVVPEIMANAVDLTVSLKTSCDVGTNWFDL, encoded by the coding sequence ATGAAACGATTGGTATTAATAGATGGAAACTCGCTCTTTTTTAGAGCTTATTACGCAACAGCTTACCCTGGTGGTAATCTGATGAAAAACACTAAAGGCGTGTATACAAATGCCGTTTTTGCCTTTGTCAATATGATAGAAAAAATACTAGAAAAACCATATTCTCATGCATTGATTGCGTTTGATACACCTAAAAAAACAAAACGACATGAGCAATACGAGGATTACAAGGCAGGTAGAGCACCAATGCCTGAAGAAATGCAAATGCAGATTCCTTTGATTCATGAATATCTAAGCGCTTTAAATGTGGCTGATTATGCACTTGAAGGGTATGAGGCAGATGACATTATTGGTACGTTTTCCGTAATTGCTTCAAAGACGGATTATCAAGTGGATATTTATTCTTCAGACCGAGACTTACTTCAGTTAATTGATCATAACGTGACCATTCATTTAATCAAAAAAGGGGTAACCGATATTGAAGCAATGAATCCAACCTCATTTTTAGAGAAATATGGCATCTCACATGAATTGATGATTGACTTAAAGGCATTGATGGGTGATGCTTCAGATAACATTCCAGGGGTACCAGGTGTTGGTGAAAAAACAGCAGTTAAGTTATTGCAAACCTATGGAACGTTAGATAAGATTTTAGAAAATAAAGAAGACATTAAAGGCAAGTTAGGCGAACGTATAAGAGAAAACGAGGATAAGGCTATTCTTTCAAAGGAATTGGCAACCATTGATCTTGATGTACCTCTAACGATTACTTTTGAATCACTTGCCTATCAAAAATACGATTTTGATCGGTTGGTCTCTTTTTACAATGAATGTGATTTTCACGCGTTCATCAAAAAATTAGATAAACCAAAAGAAGAACTAAAAGACTTTGATTACAAGCTTATTACGTCACATCAAGACATTAAAAAAATATTAAAAACAAACATGGCAGTCCACTTAGAAATTTATGATTTCAATTATCATAAATCGGATTTGGTCGGTTTTTCACTTGCTGATGAGGATAGCACTTACTTTATTCCTGTGAATGTCGCATTAGAGTCGATTGATTTTCAAATGTTCTTAAGCGACGATTCAATTGTCAAATACACCTTTGACTCCAAAGCCATGAAAGTTGCTTTATTATGGAAAGGACTCGATTTAAACGGGGTTTCATTTGACATGCTACTTGCAGCCTATTTGATCAATCAAAAGCTCGCAAAAGACGATTTTAAAGTGATTTGTATGGCGTTTGATTACGATCAAATCGACTATGATGAACAAATCTACGGCAAAGGTGCTAAAAAACAGCTTCCAGAGGAATCAATCTATCAAGTTCACGTTGCCAAAAAAGCACGTGCCATCTTTGATCTCAAAGACACCTTATTGAGTGAATTAAAAATCAACGAACAATTCGACCTGTATTCAGAAATCGAATTACCACTTTCAAGCGTACTTGCTCGTATGGAATATAACGGCATTAGTGTCGATCAAGAGGAACTTAAACATCAAAAAACAGAACTCAAAAAGCGAATTGATGTGCTCGAAAAGTCAATTTATGAATCCGTTGGAAAAGAATTTAACATCGCTAGTCCAAAACAACTAGGCGAGGTGTTGTTTGTCGATTTAGGTCTTGAAACGTCCAAAAAAACCAAAGGTAAAAACTATTCGACGAACATCGATGTGTTAAACCATTTAATGGATAAACACCCGGTGATTCCAATGATTCTTGAATATCGTCAATTAACCAAATTATATTCAACCTACATCGAAGGTCTTGAACAATCGGTATTTGAAGACGGAAAAGTCCACACCATTTATGCCCAAGCACTGACCGCAACCGGTCGACTTTCGTCATTAGAACCAAACCTACAAAATATACCAGTCAGAACCGCTGAAGGCCGTGAAATTAGAAAATTGTTTGTGGCTAAAGAGCACAATTATCTACTGGCTGCGGACTATTCTCAAATTGAGTTACGGGTCTTAGCCGCAATGGCAAATGTGAAAAACTTGATTAAAGCATTTAACGAAAACAAAGACATCCATGAACAAACAGCGAAAGAAGTGTTTGGTAGCGAAATGGTGAGTGCCGATGAAAGAAGAAAAGCCAAAGCCGTCAACTTTGGAATCATTTATGGGATTGGTTCTTGGAGTTTAGCTGAGGATTTATCAGTCACGCCACGAGAAGCTCAAAATTTCATAGATAAATACCTTGAAGTTTACCCTGAAATTAAAACATACATGGATAACACAATCGAAACCGCGACCGAATTGGGGTATGTAAAGACATTGATGAACAGACGAAGATACATTAGCGAATTATCTAGTCCACTTTATCAAGTTAGAGAGTTCGGAAAAAGAACCGCCATGAACGCACCGATTCAAGGCAGTGCTGCGGATATCATAAAAATAGCCATGATTAAGCTTCAAAATTACCTATTAAAGAATAAAAAGCGTAGTAAACTGTTATTACAGGTGCACGATGAATTAATCTTAGAAGTACCAGAAAAAGAACTCGAAGAGATGAAGCGAGTCGTACCTGAAATCATGGCCAATGCGGTTGATCTAACGGTTAGTTTAAAGACAAGTTGTGATGTAGGGACTAACTGGTTTGACTTGTAG
- the mutM gene encoding DNA-formamidopyrimidine glycosylase produces MPELPEVETVRRTLENFVKNKRIRHVDVFYEKMISNDVQSVLIGKTIEKIDRLGKYLIFNLGSHDLIVHLRMEGRFFLKPYDEPRDKHEHVIFYLDDFTMRYHDTRKFGTFDLRIKEDTYKTPPLSLLAKDPFEIDANLFYERIKRKNQAIKTVLLDQKMILGLGNIYADETLFRSKIHPAKKASTLTKKQTKLIIENAKDILRESIALGGTTIRTYTSSLGVTGRFQHSLGVHQKLNEPCPNCQTLIEKQVINGRSSFYCKTCQKR; encoded by the coding sequence ATGCCAGAATTACCAGAAGTCGAAACGGTCAGACGAACCTTAGAAAATTTTGTGAAAAACAAACGAATTCGTCACGTGGATGTCTTTTACGAAAAAATGATTTCAAATGATGTTCAATCTGTTTTAATTGGAAAAACAATTGAGAAAATCGATCGATTGGGCAAATACCTAATTTTTAATTTAGGAAGTCATGATTTAATCGTTCATTTAAGAATGGAAGGCCGATTTTTTCTTAAACCATACGACGAACCAAGAGATAAACACGAACACGTCATCTTTTATTTAGACGATTTTACAATGCGCTATCATGACACAAGAAAATTTGGTACCTTTGATTTAAGAATAAAAGAAGATACCTACAAAACACCACCGCTTTCCTTACTGGCGAAAGACCCATTTGAGATAGACGCTAACCTTTTTTACGAACGCATCAAGCGTAAGAACCAAGCAATTAAGACCGTCCTTCTAGATCAAAAGATGATTTTAGGTCTAGGCAATATATATGCGGATGAAACACTCTTTAGGAGTAAGATACATCCGGCAAAAAAGGCATCAACCCTAACCAAAAAACAAACAAAATTAATCATCGAAAACGCGAAAGATATTTTAAGAGAGTCAATTGCTTTGGGTGGAACGACCATAAGAACTTATACCTCAAGTCTCGGTGTTACTGGGCGCTTTCAGCATAGTTTAGGAGTTCATCAAAAATTGAATGAACCATGCCCGAACTGTCAAACGTTAATCGAAAAACAAGTGATTAATGGAAGAAGCAGTTTTTACTGTAAGACCTGTCAAAAGAGGTGA
- the coaE gene encoding dephospho-CoA kinase (Dephospho-CoA kinase (CoaE) performs the final step in coenzyme A biosynthesis.) — protein MIVLGLTGGIASGKSTASQWFVSQGIRVLDADKMNHHLLNFNQEVIDQISKSFSKDVIKNGKIDRETLGKMVFNDPNKRKQLEQIVHPIIKSMIKEELSRHQNEPLIVLDVPLLFETDFDQLCHQTLVIYVDEKTQISRLMTRNHFSKEESLKRISAQMSLTEKAKKATYVISNEGTKEEMYEQLKQLYEQLIGV, from the coding sequence ATGATTGTATTAGGTTTAACAGGCGGTATCGCCTCTGGGAAGTCAACCGCAAGTCAGTGGTTTGTTAGTCAAGGCATCCGAGTTTTAGACGCCGATAAAATGAATCATCACCTATTGAACTTTAATCAAGAGGTAATCGATCAAATTTCGAAATCTTTTTCAAAAGATGTCATAAAAAATGGTAAAATAGATAGAGAAACCCTAGGAAAAATGGTTTTTAATGACCCAAACAAACGTAAACAGTTAGAGCAAATTGTTCATCCAATCATTAAATCGATGATTAAAGAAGAACTAAGTAGGCATCAAAATGAGCCACTCATTGTATTAGATGTCCCGCTCTTATTTGAGACTGACTTTGATCAATTATGCCATCAAACCTTAGTGATATATGTTGATGAAAAAACACAAATCAGTCGTTTGATGACAAGAAATCACTTTTCAAAAGAAGAAAGTCTAAAACGAATCTCTGCTCAAATGTCTTTAACTGAGAAAGCAAAAAAAGCGACTTATGTCATTTCTAATGAAGGCACAAAAGAAGAAATGTATGAACAGCTAAAACAATTATATGAACAACTAATAGGAGTGTAG
- a CDS encoding DnaD domain protein, translating into MKNDCLWIMKNSAISEEDQAVLSLLYQPLIGTEAHGLYLLLSNLTDKKNHQSEIVSFSFLLDLLNIKEKAFLSARQKLEAIGLINIYQKKDIYLFKLNMPLSPKQFFLDGILGSFLRSEIGDKNFNMLFELFSVPEVSKDGYENITKTFDEVFQVNNLEALTTNKHVFGRKNGTGVVIKDEFDFEVLYEALPIRIKKKRLYTEKIKSQIASIFYVYGFSIEEMVRILSDSYIEENKSIFYEKISLNAKMYNEQKNGNHSIEIDMKEQKSTNPLVLSKLKPQEIIRAYGSKLTNQSFALETIRNLVERNAVDIAVINAVIIAALRSKNDLPSLNYLEKVLNDWIKRGIDNEEAAYHYIMGDSSGTKPKTNKTNYASNRVVKHVPDWVNDFIDSMETGETKHD; encoded by the coding sequence ATGAAAAATGATTGCCTATGGATCATGAAAAACAGTGCAATCTCTGAAGAAGATCAAGCCGTATTAAGTTTGCTTTATCAACCACTCATTGGTACAGAAGCACATGGTCTTTATTTATTGCTATCTAACTTAACTGATAAGAAAAACCATCAATCGGAAATCGTTAGTTTTTCTTTTTTACTCGACCTTTTAAATATCAAAGAAAAGGCTTTTTTAAGTGCAAGGCAAAAACTTGAAGCGATTGGTTTGATTAACATCTATCAAAAAAAGGATATCTATTTATTCAAGCTTAATATGCCGCTTAGCCCAAAACAATTCTTTTTGGATGGCATCTTAGGCAGTTTTCTTCGTTCAGAAATCGGCGATAAAAACTTTAATATGTTGTTCGAGTTATTCTCTGTGCCAGAAGTAAGCAAAGATGGCTACGAAAATATCACTAAAACCTTTGATGAAGTATTCCAAGTCAATAACTTAGAAGCGTTAACGACAAACAAACATGTGTTTGGAAGAAAAAACGGAACAGGTGTTGTGATTAAAGACGAGTTTGATTTTGAAGTGCTCTATGAAGCACTACCGATCCGAATTAAGAAAAAACGTCTTTACACGGAAAAAATCAAGAGTCAAATTGCCTCAATCTTTTACGTTTATGGGTTTAGTATCGAAGAAATGGTGCGTATTCTAAGCGATTCGTACATTGAAGAAAACAAATCGATTTTTTACGAAAAAATATCATTGAACGCAAAAATGTATAACGAACAAAAAAATGGGAATCATTCGATTGAAATTGACATGAAAGAACAGAAGTCAACAAACCCGCTGGTCCTTTCAAAATTAAAGCCACAAGAGATTATTCGTGCTTATGGATCAAAGCTAACAAATCAATCGTTCGCCTTAGAAACGATAAGAAATTTGGTTGAACGTAACGCGGTGGATATCGCAGTGATTAATGCAGTAATCATTGCCGCATTGCGTTCAAAGAATGATTTACCGAGCTTAAACTACTTAGAGAAGGTATTAAATGACTGGATCAAACGTGGGATTGATAATGAAGAAGCGGCTTATCACTACATTATGGGTGATTCTAGTGGGACTAAACCAAAAACAAACAAGACAAATTACGCATCTAATCGTGTGGTTAAACACGTACCTGATTGGGTAAATGACTTTATTGATTCGATGGAGACAGGAGAGACAAAGCATGATTAA
- a CDS encoding ATP-binding protein produces MIKYSDLRLIVQSFEETKNLDIKDQDLPMVCQYIELKKDFDPNDITIRFEPVLRLEPYVFIEYIPSKTHQAYMKEKEKLSHIDTFYHSDYVIEATFEQFEPFNSERRLLLEKAKSFCERFEKGKFIKGLYIFGQYRTGKTYLLSAIVNELAKKEVNSIFAYFPDLIRYLKSAISDHSLEEKVKALKTCDLLVLDDLGSENMTPWFRDEIFGPILQHRLSVGLPLLVSSNLNMKALISTYVDSGNETDQLKATRLVSRIYDLTEPVEMSQKRYK; encoded by the coding sequence ATGATTAAATACAGTGATTTAAGATTGATTGTTCAATCGTTTGAAGAAACAAAAAATCTTGACATTAAAGATCAAGATTTACCGATGGTTTGTCAGTACATTGAGTTGAAAAAAGACTTTGACCCAAACGATATTACCATACGATTTGAACCAGTTTTACGATTAGAACCGTACGTATTTATCGAATACATTCCTTCAAAAACGCATCAAGCGTACATGAAAGAAAAAGAAAAACTGAGTCACATCGATACGTTTTATCATAGTGATTACGTCATCGAAGCAACCTTTGAACAATTTGAACCATTTAATTCGGAGCGTAGGTTACTACTTGAAAAGGCGAAAAGTTTTTGTGAACGTTTTGAAAAAGGAAAGTTCATTAAAGGGTTATATATCTTTGGTCAATATCGAACGGGAAAAACGTATCTTTTAAGTGCAATCGTCAATGAACTTGCGAAAAAAGAAGTGAACAGTATTTTTGCTTATTTCCCAGATTTGATTCGCTATTTAAAGAGTGCGATCTCTGATCATTCACTTGAAGAGAAGGTTAAAGCACTCAAAACGTGTGACCTACTCGTGTTAGATGATTTAGGCAGTGAAAACATGACCCCTTGGTTTAGAGATGAAATCTTCGGACCAATTTTGCAACACCGCTTGAGTGTTGGTCTACCGTTACTTGTTTCATCGAATCTAAACATGAAAGCATTGATTAGCACGTACGTTGATTCAGGAAATGAAACGGATCAATTAAAAGCCACTCGTTTGGTCTCAAGAATTTATGATTTGACCGAACCGGTCGAAATGAGCCAAAAAAGATACAAATAA
- the thrS gene encoding threonine--tRNA ligase: MKLFLPDGKFLEVANNSTAFDVAKGISMSLAKKAVAAIYEGQVIELNKPIKADGHFKIITKEDPEAFAVLNHSSAHLLAQAIKSIYPNACFGVGPAIDEGFYYDVDLGDIKFTDELLPAIEKKMVELSKQGFDIVGKEVSYEEAKQIFSNDVYKLELIEGLKDDVITVYQQGDFIDLCRGGHVANTKEIKHFKLLNIAGAYWRGNSSNKQLTRVYGVSFYSKEDLDKHLVMLEERKARDHRKIGKEMGIFMITNEAGAGLPFWLKNGATIRRIIERYITDKEISLGYEHVYTPILANADLYKTSGHWDHYQDSMFPPMDMGDGEKLVLRPMNCPHHMLIFKDTLHSYKELPIRIAELGMMHRYEKSGALSGLQRVREMTLNDAHIFVRPDQIKEEFTRTLNLLLEVYKDFKITDYKFRLSYRDPENTEKYFKDDQMWEEAQKMLKEAMDELNLNYFEAIGEAAFYGPKLDVQVKTALGNDETLSTIQLDFLLPRRFELTYVGEDGKNDNTPVVIHRGIVSTMERFVAYLIEEYKGAFPLWLAPVQLKVIPVNLNFHEDFAVELSEMFKKRGIRVELDLRNEKLGYKIREAQTKKIPYQLVIGDKEVDNRSVTYRRYGKIDQTSVALDEFIELIENEINQK, from the coding sequence ATGAAATTATTTTTACCAGATGGAAAATTTTTAGAAGTCGCAAACAATAGCACAGCATTTGATGTGGCTAAAGGCATTTCAATGAGTCTAGCAAAAAAAGCCGTTGCTGCAATTTACGAAGGCCAAGTCATCGAATTGAACAAACCAATTAAGGCAGATGGCCACTTTAAAATCATAACTAAAGAAGACCCTGAAGCATTTGCTGTACTGAATCATTCAAGTGCGCATTTACTTGCACAAGCCATCAAATCGATCTACCCTAACGCTTGTTTTGGTGTAGGCCCTGCGATTGACGAAGGGTTTTACTATGACGTTGACCTTGGAGATATTAAGTTTACAGACGAACTCTTACCAGCCATTGAAAAGAAAATGGTCGAACTTTCTAAACAAGGTTTTGATATTGTGGGCAAAGAAGTCAGTTACGAAGAAGCCAAACAAATTTTTAGCAATGACGTTTATAAATTAGAATTAATCGAAGGCTTAAAAGACGATGTTATTACGGTGTATCAACAAGGTGACTTCATTGATTTATGCCGTGGTGGTCACGTGGCTAACACAAAAGAAATCAAACACTTCAAGTTATTGAATATTGCGGGTGCGTATTGGAGAGGTAATTCTTCGAACAAGCAATTAACGCGTGTTTATGGTGTCTCATTCTATTCTAAAGAAGATCTTGATAAGCACTTAGTGATGCTTGAAGAAAGAAAAGCAAGAGACCACCGTAAGATTGGTAAAGAAATGGGCATCTTCATGATTACTAATGAAGCTGGTGCCGGTCTACCATTTTGGTTAAAGAATGGGGCAACCATCCGCCGAATCATTGAAAGATACATTACCGATAAAGAAATTAGTCTGGGTTATGAACACGTCTATACCCCAATTTTGGCAAATGCTGATTTATATAAGACAAGTGGACACTGGGATCACTACCAAGATTCAATGTTCCCACCAATGGATATGGGTGATGGTGAGAAATTGGTATTAAGACCAATGAACTGCCCACACCACATGCTTATTTTTAAGGACACACTTCACTCATACAAAGAATTACCAATTCGTATTGCTGAACTTGGTATGATGCACCGCTATGAAAAGTCAGGTGCACTCTCGGGTTTACAACGCGTACGTGAAATGACACTAAATGATGCGCATATTTTTGTTAGACCGGATCAAATCAAAGAAGAATTCACAAGAACACTGAACCTACTTCTTGAAGTATACAAGGATTTTAAAATTACAGATTACAAATTTAGACTTAGTTACCGCGACCCAGAAAACACAGAAAAATACTTTAAAGACGATCAAATGTGGGAAGAAGCTCAAAAAATGCTTAAAGAAGCAATGGATGAGTTGAATCTGAACTATTTTGAAGCCATTGGTGAAGCGGCCTTTTATGGTCCTAAATTGGATGTTCAAGTAAAAACAGCGCTTGGAAATGATGAAACACTATCAACCATTCAATTAGACTTCTTACTCCCTAGACGCTTTGAATTAACCTACGTTGGAGAAGATGGGAAAAACGATAACACGCCAGTGGTTATTCACCGTGGTATTGTTTCAACTATGGAGCGCTTTGTTGCCTACTTAATCGAAGAGTATAAAGGCGCATTTCCATTGTGGTTGGCACCTGTGCAATTAAAAGTAATTCCGGTCAATTTAAATTTCCACGAAGACTTTGCGGTTGAATTATCGGAGATGTTTAAAAAACGAGGCATTCGTGTGGAACTTGATTTAAGAAATGAAAAACTTGGCTATAAGATTAGAGAAGCTCAAACCAAGAAAATCCCATACCAATTGGTTATCGGGGATAAAGAGGTTGATAATCGTTCGGTCACTTATCGACGTTACGGTAAGATTGATCAAACGAGTGTAGCACTTGATGAATTTATCGAACTGATCGAAAACGAAATCAATCAAAAATAA
- a CDS encoding ABC transporter ATP-binding protein, which yields MLEVINVKKNYGELTAVKKLSFEIRPGEVFGLLGTNGAGKTTTFKMILGLLEPTEGEILFNGKKVSYDDVDQIGYMIEERSLLVKLTVKQLMLHYGQLKGLDKDTILKRLDYWLDRFNVKNYLDKKISELSKGNQQKIQFISSIINNPKLLVLDEPFSGLDPLNTNKFVEVIRDFQKKGTMIIFSTHQIDHVESFCEQLIVLEKGNAVLSGKISDIKKDFKRHNIKMIGDFDKDTLLTLPGVLDVIIQPNEWIVKIEDEVYSNDIFDYVKTCSNVRKFDVEQATLSEIFIEKVGESFEQV from the coding sequence ATGTTAGAAGTAATTAATGTAAAGAAAAACTACGGAGAACTTACCGCAGTTAAAAAACTTTCATTTGAAATAAGACCTGGCGAAGTATTTGGATTGTTAGGAACTAATGGTGCTGGTAAAACAACAACATTCAAAATGATTCTAGGCTTATTAGAACCAACCGAAGGGGAAATCCTTTTTAACGGTAAGAAAGTCAGCTACGATGACGTGGATCAAATTGGTTACATGATTGAAGAACGTTCACTCTTAGTTAAGTTGACCGTTAAGCAATTGATGCTACACTATGGACAACTCAAAGGTTTGGATAAAGACACGATCTTAAAACGTCTAGACTACTGGTTGGACCGTTTTAACGTCAAAAACTACTTGGACAAAAAAATAAGTGAGTTGTCAAAAGGTAATCAGCAAAAAATACAATTTATTTCATCGATCATTAACAACCCAAAATTGTTGGTGCTTGATGAGCCGTTTAGTGGACTTGACCCGCTAAATACGAATAAATTTGTTGAGGTCATCAGAGATTTTCAAAAGAAAGGAACGATGATTATATTTTCTACTCATCAAATCGACCACGTGGAATCATTTTGTGAGCAGTTAATCGTTTTAGAAAAAGGAAATGCCGTGTTAAGTGGTAAGATTTCAGACATTAAAAAAGATTTTAAACGTCACAACATTAAAATGATTGGTGATTTTGACAAAGATACCTTGCTTACCCTTCCAGGTGTTCTTGACGTCATTATTCAACCGAATGAGTGGATTGTTAAAATTGAGGATGAAGTGTATTCTAACGACATATTTGATTACGTCAAAACATGTAGTAACGTAAGAAAATTTGATGTCGAACAAGCGACACTTTCTGAAATATTTATTGAAAAAGTAGGTGAATCATTTGAACAAGTTTAA